The following are from one region of the Hymenobacter sp. YIM 151858-1 genome:
- the upp gene encoding uracil phosphoribosyltransferase yields the protein MVPDLDALTQSGRVHIVTSEPSIANHFLAELRDVQVQRDSLRFRRNLQRLGEIIAYRISSQLSYTEKTVQTPLAESSGQLLSDFPVLATVLRAGLPFHQGFLNYFDQSPSAFVAAYRIEATSRVEVQVDYLSAPDLNGRVLILADPMLATGKSLALTYRAMLRFGQPRQVHIAAVIASPEGVKHVLEEVPEANIWLAALDDHLNEHAYIVPGLGDAGDLAYGSKL from the coding sequence GTGGTACCTGACCTGGATGCGCTGACCCAAAGCGGCCGAGTGCACATCGTGACCTCTGAGCCGAGCATTGCCAACCACTTTTTGGCCGAGCTGCGCGATGTGCAGGTGCAACGCGATTCGCTGCGATTCCGGCGCAACCTGCAGCGCCTCGGCGAAATCATCGCGTACCGCATCAGCTCGCAGCTGAGCTACACCGAGAAAACGGTGCAAACGCCTTTGGCCGAGTCGAGCGGGCAGCTGCTGTCGGATTTTCCGGTGCTGGCCACGGTGTTGCGCGCGGGGTTGCCTTTCCACCAGGGCTTTCTCAATTACTTCGATCAGTCGCCCAGTGCCTTTGTGGCCGCGTACCGCATCGAGGCCACCTCGCGGGTAGAGGTGCAGGTCGACTACCTCTCGGCCCCCGACCTCAACGGGCGCGTGCTCATCCTGGCCGACCCCATGCTGGCCACCGGCAAATCGTTGGCGCTTACGTACCGGGCTATGCTGCGCTTCGGGCAGCCGCGGCAGGTACACATCGCGGCCGTAATTGCTTCGCCCGAGGGCGTCAAGCACGTGCTGGAGGAAGTGCCGGAAGCCAACATCTGGCTGGCCGCCCTCGACGACCACCTGAACGAACATGCGTATATTGTTCCGGGCCTGGGCGACGCCGGCGACCTGGCTTACGGCAGCAAGCTGTAA
- a CDS encoding GNAT family N-acetyltransferase: MAAWQACVAQAEQCVPYAQALWLDATNGPTWAAVVETLPGGGYASVFPVPVRRRWWGAESLQPPFTQQLGLLTTAASQHRHPEEYLALLANRFVRLHLQLNTHNPPPGRFPPGWCMAERTTYHLGLAADYHSLLLHYTPEFRRRLRQHRERAVPLQIVPGASLAPTITLFRSYKPDSQTRLRKGHFARLQRLVEALGSQAQLLEVRQPGTGELLAGALFVHSRGRITYLFAAASAAGKKQHAPMLLLDYVIARHAGTPNLVLDFEGGTIPSIARFFANFGARPVPYCSITQTTRPWYLTWMR; the protein is encoded by the coding sequence TTGGCTGCCTGGCAGGCTTGCGTAGCCCAAGCCGAGCAATGCGTGCCGTATGCCCAGGCCCTGTGGCTCGATGCCACCAACGGCCCCACCTGGGCAGCAGTGGTGGAGACCCTGCCCGGCGGCGGCTACGCTTCGGTTTTTCCGGTGCCGGTGCGCCGCCGCTGGTGGGGAGCCGAAAGCTTGCAGCCGCCTTTTACGCAGCAGCTGGGTTTGCTTACCACCGCGGCCAGCCAGCACCGCCACCCCGAGGAGTACCTGGCTTTGCTGGCCAACCGCTTTGTGCGTTTGCACCTGCAGCTCAATACCCACAACCCGCCGCCCGGCCGCTTCCCGCCCGGCTGGTGCATGGCCGAGCGCACCACGTACCACCTAGGGCTTGCCGCCGATTACCACAGCCTGCTGCTGCACTACACGCCCGAGTTCCGGCGGCGCCTGCGGCAGCACCGCGAGCGGGCCGTGCCGCTGCAAATTGTGCCGGGTGCCTCGTTGGCGCCAACCATTACCTTGTTTCGCAGCTACAAGCCCGATAGCCAAACTCGCTTGCGCAAAGGTCATTTTGCGCGGTTGCAGCGGCTGGTCGAAGCCCTAGGTAGCCAGGCCCAGCTACTGGAGGTGCGGCAGCCCGGCACCGGCGAGCTGCTGGCCGGGGCTTTGTTTGTGCACAGCCGCGGCCGCATTACGTATTTGTTTGCGGCGGCCTCGGCAGCGGGCAAAAAGCAGCACGCGCCCATGCTGTTGCTCGATTACGTTATTGCCCGCCATGCGGGCACGCCCAACCTCGTGCTCGATTTTGAGGGCGGCACCATACCCAGTATTGCTCGCTTTTTTGCGAATTTCGGGGCGCGGCCCGTGCCGTATTGTTCTATCACCCAAACTACCCGCCCGTGGTACCTGACCTGGATGCGCTGA
- a CDS encoding YceI family protein, with translation MAATKWVLDPTHSEIQFKIKHLVISTVTGSFKQFEGEVETQDDNFGTGKVRFAASIASIDTNQEQRDQHLKSADFFDAENHPQLTFESTSLRKLSDDRYKLLGNLTIKGETRPVELDVEYGGSATDFYGNHKAGFELTGKISRKEFGLTWSAVTEAGAIVVGDEVKLFANVQLIKQAAEVAA, from the coding sequence ATGGCTGCTACCAAATGGGTGCTCGACCCCACGCACTCCGAAATTCAGTTCAAAATCAAGCACTTGGTTATTTCTACCGTCACGGGCTCATTCAAGCAATTTGAGGGCGAAGTAGAAACCCAGGACGACAACTTCGGAACGGGCAAAGTGCGTTTTGCCGCCAGCATCGCCAGCATCGATACCAACCAGGAGCAACGCGACCAGCACCTGAAGTCGGCCGATTTCTTCGACGCCGAAAACCATCCGCAGCTTACGTTCGAATCGACTTCGCTCCGCAAACTGTCCGACGACCGGTACAAGCTACTGGGCAACCTCACCATCAAGGGCGAAACGCGCCCCGTGGAGCTGGACGTGGAGTACGGCGGTTCGGCCACCGATTTCTACGGCAACCACAAAGCCGGTTTCGAGCTGACGGGTAAAATCAGCCGCAAAGAGTTTGGCCTGACCTGGAGCGCCGTAACCGAAGCCGGTGCAATTGTGGTGGGCGACGAGGTAAAGCTGTTTGCCAACGTACAGCTTATCAAGCAAGCGGCTGAGGTTGCCGCCTAA
- a CDS encoding winged helix-turn-helix transcriptional regulator yields MPTAKPCTDYLLPLRDAMDVLGGKWKIPVIMLLSLRERRFKEIQRELGVAAKVLSKELKDLESHELVRRKVFDTVPLAVEYSLTDYGRTLEKLIGEIRDWGLHHRERILERT; encoded by the coding sequence ATGCCCACCGCCAAACCCTGCACCGACTACCTGCTGCCCCTGCGCGATGCGATGGACGTGCTGGGCGGCAAGTGGAAAATCCCGGTTATCATGCTGCTCTCGCTGCGCGAACGGCGCTTCAAGGAAATTCAGCGCGAATTGGGCGTAGCAGCCAAGGTGCTATCGAAAGAGCTGAAAGACCTGGAAAGCCACGAGCTGGTGCGGCGCAAGGTGTTTGATACCGTGCCCCTGGCCGTTGAGTACTCGCTTACCGACTACGGCCGCACGCTGGAGAAACTAATCGGCGAAATCCGCGACTGGGGCCTGCACCACCGCGAGCGGATACTCGAGCGCACCTAG
- a CDS encoding SRPBCC family protein, whose amino-acid sequence MLQISGRHTPKLLAVLAGVVYALAFRLVFNTGPFERYGGLLMVSFLVAVPYGLGMLTAHYTPPGRGSAWRYVFAPWIATTLFLVTAFIAHLEGAICLIIILPLFFFVSWLGARLYGWLEKRRNNKPDDYVLVSAVALLPLVVALAESRFATPDSLRRVQNVVEIAAAPAAVWPHIVRVPPISAADLGPSLIDDIGFPRPVEATLTHEGIGGVRRATFERGVEFIETVDEWVPLQKLSFSIEPNTATIPPTTFDEHVIVGGRFFDVLRGTYELQPLPNGHTRLVLYSQQRLSTNLNPYAGLWTDYVMSEIQRRILQVVKRRCEAPRRLTALQP is encoded by the coding sequence ATGCTGCAGATTTCCGGCCGCCACACTCCTAAACTGCTGGCGGTGCTTGCCGGCGTGGTATATGCCCTGGCCTTTCGGCTCGTATTCAACACGGGGCCCTTCGAGCGGTATGGCGGCCTGCTGATGGTGTCGTTTCTGGTAGCGGTGCCGTATGGTTTGGGCATGCTTACGGCGCATTACACCCCGCCCGGACGCGGTAGTGCCTGGCGCTACGTTTTTGCGCCCTGGATAGCCACCACGCTCTTTCTGGTTACGGCGTTTATCGCGCACCTGGAGGGCGCTATCTGCCTGATCATCATTCTGCCGCTGTTCTTCTTTGTTTCGTGGCTGGGTGCGCGGCTTTATGGCTGGCTCGAAAAGCGCCGCAACAACAAGCCCGACGATTACGTGCTGGTTTCGGCCGTGGCGCTGCTACCCCTGGTGGTGGCTTTGGCCGAAAGCCGTTTCGCCACCCCCGACAGCCTGAGGCGCGTGCAAAACGTGGTAGAAATAGCCGCCGCGCCCGCCGCGGTGTGGCCGCACATCGTGCGGGTGCCGCCCATCAGCGCCGCCGACCTAGGGCCCAGCCTCATCGACGACATCGGCTTTCCGCGCCCCGTAGAGGCTACCCTGACCCACGAAGGCATTGGCGGCGTGCGCCGCGCCACTTTTGAGCGCGGGGTGGAGTTCATCGAAACCGTGGATGAATGGGTGCCTTTGCAAAAGCTCTCCTTCAGCATCGAGCCCAACACGGCTACCATTCCGCCCACCACCTTTGATGAGCACGTGATTGTGGGCGGCCGCTTTTTTGACGTGTTGCGCGGCACCTACGAGTTGCAGCCGCTGCCCAACGGCCATACCAGGTTAGTACTCTACAGTCAGCAACGACTCAGCACCAACCTCAACCCCTACGCCGGGCTCTGGACGGATTACGTGATGAGCGAAATTCAGCGCCGCATTTTGCAAGTCGTAAAGCGACGCTGCGAGGCTCCACGGCGGCTCACTGCCCTGCAGCCCTAA
- the dxs gene encoding 1-deoxy-D-xylulose-5-phosphate synthase gives MIVEPGPLLAAINSPADLKELREDQLVQLSQELRQFIIDSVSIYGGHFGASLGVVELTVALHYVFNTPYDQLVWDVGHQAYGHKILTGRRAQFHTNRKYGGLSGFPKRSESEYDAFGVGHSSTSIGAALGMAVASDYKKEFDRQHIAVIGDGAMTAGMAFEALNHAGVTNTNLLVILNDNCMSIDPNVGALKEYLTDITTSRTYNRVRDELWNVLGKLSKFGPNPQQIASKVESAMKATLLKQSNLFEALKFRYFGPVDGHDVQHLATLLNDLKSIPGPKLLHCVTVKGKGYALAEKDQTLWHAPGLFDKITGEIYKKVPDKPQPPKYQDVFGHTMVELAEQNPKVMGVTPAMPSGCSLNIMMKAMPDRAFDVGIAEQHAVTFSAGLATQGLVPFCNIYSSFMQRAYDQVVHDVALQNLHVVFCLDRAGFAGADGATHHGAYDLAYMRCVPNMVVASPMNEEELRNLMYTATLPENAGPFTIRYPRGEGVMPEWRKPLQRLAVGTGRTVRQGAGDVAILSIGHIGNYAVKATQQLLAEGLDTGHYDMRFCKPLDEELLHQVLRRYKAVVTVEDGCLQGGFGSAVLEFMADHGYAVPVKRLGIPDLVVEHGSQDELYKECGYDAAGIAQAVRQMQDKVAAAATQQLLR, from the coding sequence ATGATTGTCGAACCCGGACCCCTGCTGGCGGCTATCAACTCGCCTGCCGACCTTAAAGAGTTGCGCGAAGACCAGCTGGTTCAGCTAAGCCAAGAACTACGGCAGTTTATCATCGATTCGGTCTCGATCTACGGCGGGCACTTCGGGGCTTCCCTAGGTGTGGTAGAGCTTACCGTGGCGCTGCACTACGTGTTCAACACCCCGTACGACCAGTTGGTGTGGGACGTGGGGCACCAGGCGTACGGCCACAAAATTCTGACGGGGCGCCGCGCGCAGTTTCATACCAACCGTAAGTACGGCGGGCTGTCGGGCTTTCCGAAACGCTCCGAAAGCGAGTACGATGCCTTTGGCGTGGGGCACAGCTCCACCAGCATCGGCGCGGCCCTGGGTATGGCCGTGGCTTCTGACTACAAGAAGGAGTTCGACCGGCAGCACATAGCCGTAATCGGCGACGGCGCCATGACGGCGGGCATGGCTTTCGAGGCCCTGAACCACGCCGGCGTCACGAATACCAACCTGCTGGTTATCCTCAATGATAACTGCATGAGCATCGACCCCAACGTGGGCGCGCTCAAAGAATACCTGACTGACATTACCACCTCGCGCACCTACAACCGCGTGCGCGACGAGCTGTGGAACGTGTTGGGGAAGCTTTCGAAGTTCGGGCCTAACCCGCAGCAGATTGCTAGCAAGGTGGAGTCGGCCATGAAGGCTACTTTGCTGAAGCAGAGCAACCTGTTTGAGGCGCTGAAGTTCCGCTACTTCGGCCCCGTCGATGGCCACGATGTGCAGCATCTGGCTACCCTGCTGAACGACCTGAAGAGCATTCCGGGCCCCAAGCTGCTGCACTGCGTAACGGTGAAGGGCAAAGGCTACGCCCTGGCCGAAAAAGACCAGACGCTGTGGCACGCCCCGGGCTTGTTCGACAAGATTACCGGCGAGATTTACAAGAAGGTGCCCGATAAGCCTCAGCCGCCCAAGTACCAGGATGTATTTGGCCATACCATGGTGGAGCTGGCCGAGCAAAACCCCAAGGTAATGGGCGTTACGCCCGCCATGCCCTCGGGCTGCTCGCTCAACATCATGATGAAGGCCATGCCCGACCGCGCTTTCGACGTGGGCATTGCCGAGCAGCACGCCGTTACGTTTTCGGCCGGTTTGGCCACGCAGGGCCTGGTGCCGTTCTGCAACATCTACTCGTCGTTTATGCAGCGCGCCTACGACCAGGTGGTGCACGACGTAGCCCTGCAGAACCTGCACGTGGTATTCTGCCTCGACCGCGCTGGTTTTGCCGGCGCCGATGGCGCCACGCACCACGGCGCCTACGACCTGGCCTACATGCGCTGCGTGCCCAACATGGTGGTGGCCTCGCCCATGAACGAGGAGGAGCTGCGCAACCTGATGTACACCGCCACGCTGCCCGAAAACGCCGGGCCGTTTACCATCCGCTACCCGCGCGGCGAGGGCGTGATGCCGGAGTGGCGCAAGCCCTTGCAGCGCCTTGCCGTGGGCACGGGCCGTACCGTGCGCCAAGGCGCCGGCGATGTGGCCATCCTAAGCATCGGGCACATCGGTAACTACGCTGTAAAAGCCACCCAGCAGCTTCTGGCCGAAGGCCTCGACACCGGCCACTACGACATGCGCTTCTGCAAGCCGCTCGACGAGGAATTGCTGCACCAGGTTTTGCGCCGGTACAAGGCTGTTGTAACCGTAGAAGATGGCTGCCTGCAGGGCGGCTTCGGTTCGGCGGTGCTGGAGTTTATGGCCGACCACGGTTACGCCGTACCCGTGAAGCGCCTAGGTATTCCGGACCTTGTAGTGGAGCACGGCTCGCAGGACGAGCTGTACAAGGAGTGCGGCTACGATGCAGCCGGCATTGCCCAGGCTGTGCGCCAGATGCAGGACAAAGTGGCCGCTGCCGCAACGCAGCAACTGCTGCGGTAA
- a CDS encoding lysylphosphatidylglycerol synthase transmembrane domain-containing protein, whose translation MTTPQQDRQLLEKLSPSRMLLPVAIGLGVVGFMFWRSYRPGDLAPLADARPLWLLVVLAVLFVRDVGYMYRIRHISERQLSWRQSIDVIMIWELASCVLPSAVGGTTVATFIINKEGVPLGKSLAYVMATAMLDNLYFVVVVPFVLLLAGDSLYPTEVLESGFITTLKVAFWLSYVLTFLYSGLMAWALLINPHVVKRLIMRLFSVRGLRRWRRRAWQHGTELVWASAQLRGNGWAYWSRAALSTAFVWTARYLVIGCLIAAFVPVSWATFGVIFARNLVYKVVLLVAITPGGAGFAEGAFPFFFRSFAGSATMTNFILLLYRIATYYLYLVLGSIFLPRWVGRVFGKKVAHEVMAS comes from the coding sequence ATGACCACTCCCCAGCAGGACCGCCAGCTGCTCGAAAAATTATCGCCTTCGCGGATGCTGCTGCCGGTTGCTATTGGCCTCGGGGTAGTGGGCTTTATGTTCTGGCGCAGCTACCGCCCCGGCGACCTGGCCCCCCTGGCCGACGCCCGCCCGTTGTGGCTGCTGGTGGTGCTGGCCGTGCTATTTGTGCGCGATGTAGGCTATATGTACCGCATCCGGCATATTTCGGAGCGGCAGCTGTCGTGGCGGCAGAGCATCGATGTGATTATGATTTGGGAGCTGGCTTCGTGCGTGCTTCCATCGGCCGTGGGCGGTACCACGGTGGCTACGTTTATCATCAACAAAGAGGGCGTGCCCTTAGGTAAGTCGCTGGCCTACGTGATGGCAACAGCCATGCTCGATAACTTGTACTTTGTGGTGGTGGTGCCCTTTGTGCTGCTCCTGGCCGGCGACAGTCTTTACCCCACCGAGGTGCTCGAAAGCGGCTTTATTACCACGCTCAAAGTCGCGTTTTGGCTAAGCTACGTACTCACGTTTCTGTACTCCGGCCTGATGGCGTGGGCGCTACTTATCAACCCCCACGTGGTAAAGCGCCTGATTATGCGCCTGTTTTCGGTACGCGGGCTGCGCCGCTGGCGCCGCCGCGCCTGGCAGCACGGCACCGAGCTGGTGTGGGCCTCGGCGCAGCTGCGCGGCAACGGCTGGGCTTACTGGAGCCGCGCGGCCCTCTCCACGGCATTCGTCTGGACGGCCCGCTACCTCGTTATCGGCTGCCTGATTGCGGCTTTTGTGCCGGTAAGCTGGGCTACGTTTGGCGTCATCTTCGCCCGCAACCTGGTGTACAAAGTAGTGCTGCTGGTGGCTATTACGCCGGGCGGCGCGGGCTTTGCCGAGGGTGCCTTCCCGTTCTTCTTCCGCAGCTTCGCCGGCTCGGCAACCATGACGAATTTCATCCTGCTGCTCTACCGCATTGCTACCTATTACCTGTACCTCGTGCTGGGCTCCATCTTCCTGCCGCGCTGGGTCGGCCGGGTGTTTGGCAAAAAGGTGGCACACGAGGTCATGGCTTCCTGA
- a CDS encoding LysM peptidoglycan-binding domain-containing protein, producing the protein MGLFDFLSDKGEKKPVQPTQPQKPAGGATDFFGNQAQPQAAQPAAAQGETYTVVSGDSLSKIAKKHYGDASKWHQIYDANKSTIGSNPDHIEVGQVLKLPKM; encoded by the coding sequence ATGGGACTGTTCGATTTCCTCAGCGATAAGGGCGAGAAAAAGCCCGTACAACCTACCCAACCCCAAAAGCCGGCCGGCGGCGCTACCGATTTCTTCGGCAACCAAGCGCAACCGCAGGCAGCCCAACCCGCCGCCGCCCAAGGCGAAACCTACACCGTAGTAAGCGGCGACTCGCTTTCGAAGATTGCCAAAAAGCACTACGGCGACGCCTCCAAGTGGCACCAGATTTACGATGCTAATAAGTCGACGATTGGCAGCAACCCCGACCATATTGAGGTAGGCCAGGTGCTGAAACTGCCCAAGATGTAG